A genome region from Bacteroides stercoris ATCC 43183 includes the following:
- the rpsG gene encoding 30S ribosomal protein S7, translated as MRKAKPKKRIILPDPVFNDVKVSKFVNHLMYDGKKNTSYEIFYAALETVKNKMQNEEKSALEIWKKALDNVTPQVEVKSRRVGGATFQVPTEIRPDRKESISMKNLIIFARKRGGKSMADKLAAEIMDAFNEQGGAFKRKEDMHRMAEANRAFAHFRF; from the coding sequence ATGAGAAAAGCAAAACCTAAAAAACGTATCATCCTTCCGGATCCCGTTTTTAATGATGTGAAAGTTTCCAAGTTCGTTAACCACCTGATGTACGACGGAAAGAAGAATACTTCTTATGAAATCTTCTACGCCGCTTTGGAAACAGTGAAGAACAAAATGCAGAATGAAGAGAAATCAGCTCTTGAAATCTGGAAAAAAGCTTTGGACAACGTAACTCCTCAAGTGGAAGTGAAGTCTCGCCGTGTAGGTGGTGCTACTTTCCAAGTTCCTACTGAAATTCGTCCTGACCGCAAGGAGTCAATTTCTATGAAGAATTTGATTATCTTTGCCCGCAAGCGTGGCGGTAAATCAATGGCTGACAAGCTGGCTGCTGAAATCATGGATGCTTTCAATGAACAAGGCGGTGCTTTCAAACGTAAAGAAGATATGCACAGAATGGCTGAGGCTAACCGTGCGTTTGCTCATTTCAGATTCTAA
- the rpsL gene encoding 30S ribosomal protein S12 gives MPTIQQLVRKGREVLVEKSKSPALDSCPQRRGVCVRVYTTTPKKPNSAMRKVARVRLTNGKEVNSYIPGEGHNLQEHSIVLVRGGRVKDLPGVRYHIVRGTLDTAGVANRTQRRSKYGAKRPKPGQAAPAKKK, from the coding sequence ATGCCTACAATTCAGCAATTAGTAAGAAAAGGACGCGAGGTTTTGGTAGAGAAAAGTAAGTCTCCAGCCTTGGATTCTTGTCCTCAAAGACGTGGCGTTTGCGTGAGAGTGTATACAACCACTCCGAAGAAACCGAATTCAGCTATGCGTAAAGTAGCTCGTGTACGTTTGACTAACGGTAAAGAGGTGAACTCTTACATTCCGGGAGAAGGTCACAACTTGCAGGAACACTCAATCGTATTGGTTCGCGGCGGTCGTGTAAAAGACCTTCCGGGTGTACGTTATCACATCGTTCGTGGTACTTTGGATACCGCAGGTGTTGCTAACCGTACCCAAAGACGTTCTAAATACGGTGCTAAACGTCCGAAACCGGGACAGGCTGCTCCCGCTAAGAAGAAATAA
- a CDS encoding DUF3467 domain-containing protein: MENQENNNGQLQIELKEEVAQGTYANLAIITHSSSEFIMDFIRVMPGMPKAGVQSRIVLAPEHAKRLLRALEENVGKYERAFGPIRMPDEQPIPPLPNIKGEA; this comes from the coding sequence ATGGAAAATCAGGAAAATAATAACGGACAGTTACAGATAGAGCTGAAAGAAGAAGTGGCCCAAGGCACGTATGCCAATCTTGCCATTATCACTCATTCCAGTTCGGAGTTTATCATGGATTTTATTCGGGTAATGCCGGGAATGCCCAAAGCCGGAGTTCAATCGCGTATTGTATTGGCACCCGAACACGCCAAGCGTCTGCTGCGTGCGCTTGAAGAAAATGTTGGTAAATATGAACGTGCTTTCGGCCCTATCCGCATGCCGGATGAGCAACCTATTCCGCCATTGCCTAACATTAAGGGTGAAGCATAA
- the rpoC gene encoding DNA-directed RNA polymerase subunit beta', producing the protein MAFRKDNKIKSNFSKISIGLASPEEILENSSGEVLKPETINYRTYKPERDGLFCERIFGPIKDYECHCGKYKRIRYKGIVCDRCGVEVTEKKVRRERMGHIQLVVPVAHIWYFRSLPNKIGYLLGLPTKKLDAIIYYERYVVIQPGILEGEVAQYDLLEEGEYLDLLEKLPSDNQYLEDSDPNKFVAKMGAEAIYDLLSRIDLDSLSYELRNRAGSDASQQRKSEALKRLQVVESFRASRGRNKPEWMIVRIVPVIPPELRPLVPLDGGRFATSDLNDLYRRVIIRNNRLKRLIEIKAPEVILRNEKRMLQEAVDSLFDNSRKSSAVKTDANRPLKSLSDSLKGKQGRFRQNLLGKRVDYSARSVIVVGPELKMGECGIPKLMAAELYKPFIIRKLIERGIVKTVKSAKKIVDRKEPVIWDILEHVMKGHPVLLNRAPTLHRLGIQAFQPKMIEGKAIQLHPLACTAFNADFDGDQMAVHLPLSNEAILEAQMLMLQSHNILNPANGAPITVPAQDMVLGLYYITKLRKGAKGEGLTFYGPEEALIAYNEGKCDIHAPISVIVKDIDENGNVVDKMMHDTSVGRVIVNEIVPAKAGYINTIISKKSLRDIISHVIKVCGVAEAAEFLDGIKNLGYQMAFKGGLSFNLGDIIIPEEKEALVQKGYEEVEQVINNYNMGFITNNERYNQVIDIWTHVNSELSNILMKTISSDDQGFNSVYMMLDSGARGSKEQIRQLSGMRGLMAKPQKAGAEGGQIIENPILSNFKEGLSVLEYFISTHGARKGLADTALKTADAGYLTRRLVDVSHDVIINEEDCGTLRGLVCTALKNNDETIATLYERILGRVSVHDIVHPTTGELLVAGGEEITEAIAQKIEDSPIESVEIRSVLTCESKKGVCAKCYGRNLATSRMVQKGEAVGVIAAQSIGEPGTQLTLRTFHAGGTAANIAANASIVAKNPSRLEFEELRTVDIIDEAGEPAKVVVGRLAEVRFVDVNTGIILSTHNVPYGSTLYAADGEVVEKGKLIARWDPFNAVIITEATGKIEFEGVIENVTYKVESDESTGLREIIIIESKDKTKVPTAHIMTEDGELIRTYNLPVGGHVVVENGQKVKAGEVIVKIPRAVGKAGDITGGLPRVTELFEARNPSNPAVVSEIDGEVTMGKVKRGNREIIVTSKTGEVKKYLVPLSKQILVQENDYVRAGTPLSDGAITPADILAIKGPTAVQEYIVNEVQDVYRLQGVKINDKHFEIIVRQMMRKVEIDEPGDTRFLEQQVVDKLEFMEENDRIWGKKVVVDAGDSQNLQPGQIVTARKLRDENSMLKRRDLKPVSVRDAVPATSTQILQGITRAALQTSSFMSAASFQETTKVLNEAAINGKVDRLEGMKENVICGHLIPAGTGQREFEKIIVGSKEEYDRMLANKKTVLDYAVDDKVEE; encoded by the coding sequence ATGGCTTTTAGAAAAGATAACAAGATAAAGAGTAATTTCTCGAAAATCTCTATCGGTTTGGCTTCTCCCGAAGAAATCCTTGAGAATTCGAGTGGTGAAGTTTTAAAGCCTGAAACCATTAACTATCGGACGTATAAGCCGGAACGCGACGGTTTGTTCTGCGAGCGTATCTTCGGTCCTATTAAGGATTATGAGTGCCATTGCGGTAAGTACAAACGTATCCGTTACAAAGGCATTGTGTGTGACCGTTGCGGTGTGGAAGTGACAGAAAAGAAAGTACGTCGTGAGCGTATGGGACACATCCAGCTGGTTGTGCCGGTGGCTCACATTTGGTATTTCCGTTCGCTTCCTAATAAAATCGGTTACTTGCTGGGTTTACCGACCAAGAAACTCGATGCTATTATTTACTACGAACGTTATGTAGTAATCCAGCCGGGTATATTGGAAGGCGAAGTGGCACAGTATGATTTGCTTGAAGAAGGAGAATATCTGGATCTGTTGGAAAAGTTACCAAGCGATAATCAGTACCTTGAAGATTCAGACCCCAATAAGTTTGTTGCCAAGATGGGTGCAGAAGCCATTTATGACTTGCTGTCGCGCATTGATCTTGATTCATTGTCTTACGAACTGCGTAACCGTGCAGGCAGCGATGCTTCACAACAGCGTAAGAGCGAAGCTTTGAAGCGTTTGCAGGTAGTTGAGTCTTTCCGTGCATCACGCGGACGCAACAAGCCCGAATGGATGATTGTACGTATCGTACCGGTTATCCCGCCCGAACTTCGTCCGTTGGTTCCGTTGGATGGCGGGCGTTTCGCCACTTCCGACTTGAACGACCTTTACCGTCGCGTTATCATCCGTAACAACCGCTTGAAGAGATTGATTGAAATCAAGGCTCCTGAGGTGATTTTACGTAATGAGAAACGTATGTTGCAGGAAGCTGTCGATTCATTGTTCGATAACTCTCGTAAGTCAAGCGCAGTGAAGACTGATGCCAACCGTCCTTTGAAGTCACTTTCCGACAGTTTGAAAGGTAAGCAGGGACGTTTCCGTCAGAACTTGTTGGGTAAGCGTGTCGATTACTCTGCACGTTCCGTAATCGTTGTAGGTCCGGAACTGAAAATGGGTGAGTGCGGTATTCCTAAACTCATGGCGGCCGAGCTCTACAAGCCGTTCATTATCCGTAAGCTCATCGAGCGTGGTATTGTGAAGACGGTGAAGAGTGCCAAGAAGATTGTAGACCGTAAGGAACCTGTTATCTGGGACATTCTGGAACATGTAATGAAAGGACATCCGGTATTGTTGAACCGTGCTCCGACACTGCACCGTCTGGGTATCCAGGCGTTCCAGCCGAAGATGATTGAAGGCAAGGCAATCCAGTTGCACCCGTTGGCATGTACGGCATTCAACGCCGACTTCGACGGTGACCAGATGGCCGTTCACTTGCCTTTGAGCAACGAAGCTATTCTGGAAGCACAGATGCTGATGCTCCAGTCACATAATATCTTGAACCCTGCCAACGGTGCGCCTATCACAGTGCCCGCACAGGATATGGTACTCGGTTTGTACTATATCACCAAACTGCGTAAAGGAGCTAAAGGTGAAGGCCTCACTTTCTACGGTCCGGAAGAAGCGCTTATTGCCTACAACGAAGGTAAGTGCGACATTCACGCACCTATCAGCGTTATCGTTAAGGACATTGACGAAAACGGCAATGTGGTAGACAAGATGATGCACGACACGTCGGTAGGTCGTGTTATTGTAAACGAAATTGTACCTGCCAAAGCGGGTTATATCAATACGATTATCTCTAAGAAGTCACTTCGTGACATTATCAGTCACGTAATCAAGGTTTGTGGTGTGGCAGAAGCAGCCGAATTCCTGGATGGAATCAAGAACCTCGGTTATCAGATGGCATTCAAAGGCGGTCTTTCGTTCAACTTGGGAGATATTATTATTCCCGAAGAGAAAGAAGCGCTGGTGCAGAAAGGTTACGAAGAAGTAGAGCAGGTAATCAACAACTATAACATGGGTTTCATCACCAACAACGAGCGTTACAACCAGGTAATTGATATCTGGACACATGTAAACTCCGAGTTGTCAAACATTTTGATGAAAACTATTTCGAGCGACGATCAGGGATTCAATTCCGTATACATGATGTTGGATTCCGGAGCCCGTGGTTCTAAGGAGCAGATTCGTCAGCTTTCCGGTATGCGTGGTTTGATGGCGAAACCCCAGAAGGCAGGTGCCGAAGGCGGTCAGATTATCGAGAACCCGATTCTTTCTAACTTTAAGGAAGGTCTTTCCGTGTTGGAGTACTTTATCTCTACTCACGGTGCTCGTAAGGGTCTTGCCGATACCGCTTTGAAGACGGCCGACGCCGGATACTTGACCCGTCGTCTGGTTGACGTATCTCACGATGTGATTATCAACGAAGAAGACTGCGGTACGCTTCGCGGACTGGTTTGTACAGCTTTGAAGAATAACGATGAGACAATCGCTACATTGTACGAACGTATTCTGGGACGTGTATCCGTACATGATATCGTTCACCCCACAACCGGTGAATTGCTTGTTGCAGGTGGTGAAGAAATCACTGAAGCCATTGCACAGAAGATTGAAGACTCTCCGATTGAGAGCGTTGAAATCCGTTCTGTATTGACTTGTGAATCCAAGAAGGGTGTTTGTGCCAAGTGCTACGGCCGTAATCTGGCTACAAGCCGTATGGTTCAGAAAGGTGAAGCTGTCGGTGTAATCGCTGCGCAGTCTATCGGTGAGCCGGGTACACAGTTGACGTTGCGTACGTTCCATGCCGGTGGTACGGCAGCCAATATCGCTGCCAATGCAAGTATTGTTGCCAAGAATCCTTCCCGTCTGGAATTTGAAGAACTCCGTACAGTAGATATTATTGACGAAGCAGGCGAACCGGCTAAGGTGGTAGTAGGCCGTCTGGCAGAAGTACGTTTCGTAGATGTCAATACAGGTATCATACTTTCTACGCATAACGTGCCTTATGGTTCTACACTCTATGCAGCGGATGGTGAAGTAGTAGAGAAAGGCAAACTTATAGCCCGTTGGGACCCGTTCAACGCAGTTATCATTACCGAAGCTACCGGTAAGATTGAGTTTGAAGGCGTTATTGAAAACGTTACCTATAAGGTAGAGTCCGATGAATCTACCGGTTTGCGCGAAATCATCATCATTGAGTCTAAGGACAAGACGAAAGTGCCTACAGCGCACATCATGACTGAAGATGGCGAACTTATCCGTACCTATAACCTTCCTGTGGGTGGTCACGTAGTAGTGGAAAACGGACAGAAGGTAAAAGCCGGTGAAGTAATCGTGAAGATTCCGCGTGCCGTTGGTAAGGCGGGTGATATCACGGGTGGTCTTCCTCGTGTTACCGAATTGTTCGAGGCACGTAACCCGTCCAATCCTGCTGTGGTTTCCGAAATTGACGGTGAGGTCACAATGGGTAAGGTGAAACGTGGTAACCGCGAAATTATCGTTACCTCTAAGACCGGAGAAGTTAAGAAATATCTCGTACCACTGTCCAAACAGATACTGGTACAGGAGAACGACTACGTGCGTGCCGGTACTCCGTTGTCTGACGGTGCCATTACCCCTGCCGATATCCTTGCCATTAAAGGTCCTACGGCAGTACAGGAATATATCGTAAACGAAGTACAGGACGTTTATCGTCTGCAAGGTGTGAAGATTAACGATAAGCACTTTGAAATTATCGTTCGTCAGATGATGCGTAAGGTTGAAATCGATGAACCGGGCGATACCCGCTTCTTGGAACAACAGGTAGTGGATAAGCTCGAATTCATGGAAGAGAACGACCGTATCTGGGGCAAGAAAGTTGTAGTAGATGCCGGAGATTCTCAGAACCTGCAACCGGGACAGATTGTTACTGCCCGCAAGTTGCGCGACGAAAACTCCATGCTGAAGCGCCGTGACTTGAAACCCGTTTCAGTACGTGATGCTGTGCCTGCTACCTCTACACAGATTCTTCAAGGTATTACCCGTGCGGCTTTGCAGACTTCAAGCTTTATGTCTGCCGCTTCTTTCCAGGAAACGACGAAGGTACTCAACGAAGCTGCTATCAACGGAAAGGTAGACCGTCTGGAAGGTATGAAAGAGAATGTTATCTGCGGTCACTTGATTCCTGCCGGTACAGGTCAGCGCGAATTCGAGAAGATTATTGTCGGTTCGAAAGAAGAGTACGATCGTATGCTTGCCAACAAGAAAACGGTGCTCGATTATGCAGTTGATGATAAGGTAGAAGAGTAA